Genomic window (Escherichia fergusonii ATCC 35469):
CGAGTATGTGTACCAGAGTGCGGAACAGTTGCGTAATGCCGATGCGTTAACGTTGCAGGCTCCGGCTCAGCGCGTGACGCTGGAATTAACCGGCTGCCCGATAGATGCCAACGGTTTTTGCCCAATGGATAAGTTTGATAGCGTGTTGAATGAAGCGGTGAAATAACAGAAAACTCCCCCGTGAGGAATGAACTGCACCTTAATCAGTTGGGTGCCCAGCTTTTGGGGCGCAATTCAGAGAAACGGGGGAGGTTCAGGATTAAACGTTTTTACGTTCGATGGTCTGTTCGCCCCAAAAAAGCGAATCTTTATCGGTTTTAGCAAAGGCTTTGACTAACACTTCATCGCTACCTTCTTCCCAAATTTTCTCCGCCATTTTTTCGTCATACCCGGCGACTTCAAAAATGGCCTCGGCTATTTCCGGCGACGTATTGCGCAGAGATGCCCATTCACCGACGTGATGAGCTTTCGCTTCTTGAGTTGGCATGCGTATCCTCCTGTTGAAGATTAGCCGTTAAGTTTAACTGCCAGACCAGCGACATATTCCCCTTGATAACGAGCAATAGACAGTTCTTCCTGGCTGGGCTGGCGTGAACCGTCACCGCCTGCGATGGTGGTTGCGCCGTACGGCGTTCCGCCACGAACCTGCGAGACGTCAAATAATTCCTGCGCTGCGTAGCCAATAGGGACAATCACCATGCCGTGGTGCGCAAGGGTCGTCCAGGTGGATGTGATGGTTTGTTCCTGACCACCGCCAGTACCCGTGGAGCTAAAGACGCTCGCCAGTTTTCCGTACAGTGCGCCGGAAGCCCACAGGCCACCCGTCTGATCCAGGAAGGTACGCATCTGGCCCGACATATTGCCAAAGCGGGTCGGTGTACCAAAAATAATGGCGTCGTAATCTGCCAGTTCTTGCGGAGTTGCAACGGGGGCAGTTTGCGTTTTACCGCCTGCTTTTTCAAATAATTGCGGCG
Coding sequences:
- the wrbA gene encoding NAD(P)H:quinone oxidoreductase: MAKVLVLYYSMYGHIETMARAVAEGASKVDGAEVIVKRVPETMPPQLFEKAGGKTQTAPVATPQELADYDAIIFGTPTRFGNMSGQMRTFLDQTGGLWASGALYGKLASVFSSTGTGGGQEQTITSTWTTLAHHGMVIVPIGYAAQELFDVSQVRGGTPYGATTIAGGDGSRQPSQEELSIARYQGEYVAGLAVKLNG
- a CDS encoding YccJ family protein translates to MPTQEAKAHHVGEWASLRNTSPEIAEAIFEVAGYDEKMAEKIWEEGSDEVLVKAFAKTDKDSLFWGEQTIERKNV